The Betta splendens chromosome 7, fBetSpl5.4, whole genome shotgun sequence genome includes a window with the following:
- the pex14 gene encoding peroxisomal membrane protein PEX14 isoform X3 produces the protein MASTEQPDLPTQAALLPGDNLAASPREALIATAVKFLQNPKVRQSPLVTRKAFLKKKGLTDEEVELAIQRSGSTEEILPLSPVGPPHPLSATQLSPVTHTGYRWRDYGALTVVMVGIAFGFHQLYKKYILPLIMGSREDKKHLQRMESNIAAMSGTLTQTVSQLQQTLGSVQELLIQQQQRIQELSQELAAAETSSSTSRILDKQTIGELKAEIASLKGLLLGRKQFPSTPSIPKIPSWQIPLKPPSASGSPSVNHNNSSSDISPVSNESALSSPIKDGHHSPQDALGGPDGAHGINGDVGTVNLGLPPDLKDQVRMEVQGEEEKEEEEDDVSHLEEEEEGLGMHTEGRRANKKSP, from the exons ATTGCCACTGCTGTGAAATTTCTACAGAACCCAAAGGTGCGCCAGAGTCCCCTGGTCACCAGAAAAGCCttcttgaaaaaaaaag GACTGACGGATGAGGAGGTAGAGTTAGCTATCCAGCGCTCTGGCAGTACAGAAGAAATCCTGCCTCTGAGCCCTGTGGGACCCCCACATCCCCTCAGTGCAACTCAGCTTTCTCCTGTAACTCACA CAGGCTACCGATGGAGAGACTACGGTGCCCTGACTGTCGTTATGGTCGGCATCGCCTTTGGCTTTCATCAGCTTTACAAG AAATATATCCTTCCCCTCATTATGGGCAGCCGAGAGGACAAGAAACATCTGCAGAGGATGGAGAGCAACATTGCGGCAATGAGTGGCACGCTGACACAGACAG tgagccagctgcagcagaccctGGGCTCCGTCCAAGAGCTcctgatccagcagcagcagagaattCAGGAGCTGTCTCAGGAACTGGCTGCGGCAGAG ACATCATCCTCAACCAGTCGCATCCTGGACAAGCAAACAATCGGGGAGCTGAAGGCCGAGATCGCCTCCCTGAAAGGATTACTGCTCGGCAG GAAACAATTCCCTTCAACTCCCAGTATTCCTAAGATCCCTTCGTGGCAGATTCCCCTGAAGCCGCCATCAGCATCTGGCTCGCCGTCTGTTAACcacaataacagcagcagcgacatcTCCCCCGTCAGTAATGAGtccgctctctcctcccccaTCAAAGATGGACACCACAGCCCCCAGGATGCACTGGGAGGCCCAGACGGAGCGCATGGCATCAACGGCGACGTTGGGACCGTGAACCTCGGCCTGCCGCCGGACCTCAAGGACCAGGTTCGCATGGAGGTGCAGggcgaggaggagaaagaggaggaagaggatgatgtCAGCCACctagaggaagaggaggagggcctGGGCATGCACACAGAGGGTCGGCGAG CTAACAAGAAGAGTCCATGA
- the pex14 gene encoding peroxisomal membrane protein PEX14 isoform X2, translating to MASTEQPDLPTQAALLPGDNLAASPREALIATAVKFLQNPKVRQSPLVTRKAFLKKKGLTDEEVELAIQRSGSTEEILPLSPVGPPHPLSATQLSPVTHSYRWRDYGALTVVMVGIAFGFHQLYKKYILPLIMGSREDKKHLQRMESNIAAMSGTLTQTVSQLQQTLGSVQELLIQQQQRIQELSQELAAAETSSSTSRILDKQTIGELKAEIASLKGLLLGRKQFPSTPSIPKIPSWQIPLKPPSASGSPSVNHNNSSSDISPVSNESALSSPIKDGHHSPQDALGGPDGAHGINGDVGTVNLGLPPDLKDQVRMEVQGEEEKEEEEDDVSHLEEEEEGLGMHTEGRRGGDGQINEQVDKLRRPEGASNESEVD from the exons ATTGCCACTGCTGTGAAATTTCTACAGAACCCAAAGGTGCGCCAGAGTCCCCTGGTCACCAGAAAAGCCttcttgaaaaaaaaag GACTGACGGATGAGGAGGTAGAGTTAGCTATCCAGCGCTCTGGCAGTACAGAAGAAATCCTGCCTCTGAGCCCTGTGGGACCCCCACATCCCCTCAGTGCAACTCAGCTTTCTCCTGTAACTCACA GCTACCGATGGAGAGACTACGGTGCCCTGACTGTCGTTATGGTCGGCATCGCCTTTGGCTTTCATCAGCTTTACAAG AAATATATCCTTCCCCTCATTATGGGCAGCCGAGAGGACAAGAAACATCTGCAGAGGATGGAGAGCAACATTGCGGCAATGAGTGGCACGCTGACACAGACAG tgagccagctgcagcagaccctGGGCTCCGTCCAAGAGCTcctgatccagcagcagcagagaattCAGGAGCTGTCTCAGGAACTGGCTGCGGCAGAG ACATCATCCTCAACCAGTCGCATCCTGGACAAGCAAACAATCGGGGAGCTGAAGGCCGAGATCGCCTCCCTGAAAGGATTACTGCTCGGCAG GAAACAATTCCCTTCAACTCCCAGTATTCCTAAGATCCCTTCGTGGCAGATTCCCCTGAAGCCGCCATCAGCATCTGGCTCGCCGTCTGTTAACcacaataacagcagcagcgacatcTCCCCCGTCAGTAATGAGtccgctctctcctcccccaTCAAAGATGGACACCACAGCCCCCAGGATGCACTGGGAGGCCCAGACGGAGCGCATGGCATCAACGGCGACGTTGGGACCGTGAACCTCGGCCTGCCGCCGGACCTCAAGGACCAGGTTCGCATGGAGGTGCAGggcgaggaggagaaagaggaggaagaggatgatgtCAGCCACctagaggaagaggaggagggcctGGGCATGCACACAGAGGGTCGGCGAGGTGGGGACGGACAGATTAATGAACAGGTGGACAAACTGAGGCGACCCGAGGGGGCGAGCAATGAGAGCGAGGTGGATTAG
- the pex14 gene encoding peroxisomal membrane protein PEX14 isoform X1: MASTEQPDLPTQAALLPGDNLAASPREALIATAVKFLQNPKVRQSPLVTRKAFLKKKGLTDEEVELAIQRSGSTEEILPLSPVGPPHPLSATQLSPVTHTGYRWRDYGALTVVMVGIAFGFHQLYKKYILPLIMGSREDKKHLQRMESNIAAMSGTLTQTVSQLQQTLGSVQELLIQQQQRIQELSQELAAAETSSSTSRILDKQTIGELKAEIASLKGLLLGRKQFPSTPSIPKIPSWQIPLKPPSASGSPSVNHNNSSSDISPVSNESALSSPIKDGHHSPQDALGGPDGAHGINGDVGTVNLGLPPDLKDQVRMEVQGEEEKEEEEDDVSHLEEEEEGLGMHTEGRRGGDGQINEQVDKLRRPEGASNESEVD; encoded by the exons ATTGCCACTGCTGTGAAATTTCTACAGAACCCAAAGGTGCGCCAGAGTCCCCTGGTCACCAGAAAAGCCttcttgaaaaaaaaag GACTGACGGATGAGGAGGTAGAGTTAGCTATCCAGCGCTCTGGCAGTACAGAAGAAATCCTGCCTCTGAGCCCTGTGGGACCCCCACATCCCCTCAGTGCAACTCAGCTTTCTCCTGTAACTCACA CAGGCTACCGATGGAGAGACTACGGTGCCCTGACTGTCGTTATGGTCGGCATCGCCTTTGGCTTTCATCAGCTTTACAAG AAATATATCCTTCCCCTCATTATGGGCAGCCGAGAGGACAAGAAACATCTGCAGAGGATGGAGAGCAACATTGCGGCAATGAGTGGCACGCTGACACAGACAG tgagccagctgcagcagaccctGGGCTCCGTCCAAGAGCTcctgatccagcagcagcagagaattCAGGAGCTGTCTCAGGAACTGGCTGCGGCAGAG ACATCATCCTCAACCAGTCGCATCCTGGACAAGCAAACAATCGGGGAGCTGAAGGCCGAGATCGCCTCCCTGAAAGGATTACTGCTCGGCAG GAAACAATTCCCTTCAACTCCCAGTATTCCTAAGATCCCTTCGTGGCAGATTCCCCTGAAGCCGCCATCAGCATCTGGCTCGCCGTCTGTTAACcacaataacagcagcagcgacatcTCCCCCGTCAGTAATGAGtccgctctctcctcccccaTCAAAGATGGACACCACAGCCCCCAGGATGCACTGGGAGGCCCAGACGGAGCGCATGGCATCAACGGCGACGTTGGGACCGTGAACCTCGGCCTGCCGCCGGACCTCAAGGACCAGGTTCGCATGGAGGTGCAGggcgaggaggagaaagaggaggaagaggatgatgtCAGCCACctagaggaagaggaggagggcctGGGCATGCACACAGAGGGTCGGCGAGGTGGGGACGGACAGATTAATGAACAGGTGGACAAACTGAGGCGACCCGAGGGGGCGAGCAATGAGAGCGAGGTGGATTAG